In a genomic window of Thermodesulfatator atlanticus DSM 21156:
- a CDS encoding YicC/YloC family endoribonuclease: MTLKSMTGFGRAEEVWDTWSLRVEAKSVNHRFLEIVARLPRRYQGLEEHLRRLVREKFLRGRVEIYVQLIGSPPQAQSLTFNETLAREYISSLNYLKVLLGLKGEIETKDLLRMRDIFSPMEQEEDLEKLWEELSPVVEKALNSLLKMRIKEGSFLEAVLREQLAKLKKLIKEIQSKKEQVFLAAKARLEERLKLLLSETGLDPLRLHQEVVILADKTDFTEELDRLLSHLEQFEKTLSEEGPHGRKLDFLIQEMFREINTLSNKAANAEVSHLAVEVKCSLEKMREQVQNLE; this comes from the coding sequence ATGACATTAAAGAGCATGACAGGATTTGGTAGGGCTGAGGAAGTCTGGGACACGTGGTCTCTCAGGGTAGAAGCCAAAAGTGTGAACCATCGTTTTTTAGAGATAGTGGCAAGGCTTCCCCGGCGCTATCAAGGCCTTGAAGAACACCTGAGGCGTCTTGTGCGAGAAAAATTCTTGCGTGGCCGGGTGGAGATTTATGTTCAGTTGATAGGCTCACCCCCTCAGGCACAGAGCCTTACTTTTAATGAAACCCTTGCCAGAGAATACATTTCAAGCCTCAATTACTTAAAAGTTCTCCTTGGACTTAAAGGAGAAATTGAAACCAAAGACCTTTTGCGCATGAGGGATATCTTTTCTCCCATGGAACAGGAAGAAGACCTTGAAAAACTCTGGGAAGAACTCTCCCCTGTGGTGGAAAAAGCCCTTAACTCCCTTCTCAAGATGCGGATAAAGGAAGGATCCTTTTTGGAGGCAGTCTTGCGCGAACAATTGGCAAAATTAAAAAAACTCATAAAAGAAATCCAGTCCAAAAAGGAACAAGTCTTTCTGGCAGCCAAGGCCCGCCTTGAAGAAAGGTTAAAACTTCTCCTTTCTGAAACAGGCCTTGACCCTTTACGGCTTCATCAGGAAGTGGTTATTCTGGCCGACAAAACAGACTTTACCGAAGAACTAGACAGGCTTCTGAGCCATCTCGAACAATTCGAAAAAACTTTAAGCGAAGAAGGCCCCCATGGCCGCAAACTCGATTTTCTGATCCAGGAGATGTTTCGCGAAATAAATACCCTATCGAATAAGGCTGCTAACGCCGAAGTGTCCCATCTTGCCGTGGAGGTGAAATGCAGCCTTGAGAAAATGCGCGAACAGGTACAAAACTTGGAATAA
- a CDS encoding DUF370 domain-containing protein, whose translation MSCKCRLLNIGFGNSVVAERIIAIVNPNSAPMKRLREEARESKRLIDATQGRRTRSIIITDSNHVILSAIQAETISQRLSSDLLKTCAENGEEDHEEKSKKD comes from the coding sequence ATGAGTTGCAAATGTCGTCTTCTAAACATTGGTTTTGGTAACTCTGTTGTTGCCGAACGTATTATAGCTATTGTAAATCCTAATTCTGCCCCTATGAAGCGCCTGCGCGAAGAGGCGAGAGAATCAAAGCGCCTTATTGATGCCACGCAGGGGCGGCGCACACGCTCCATCATTATCACTGACAGCAACCACGTTATCCTTTCTGCTATCCAGGCAGAAACTATTTCTCAACGTCTGTCTTCGGATCTCCTTAAGACCTGTGCCGAAAACGGTGAGGAAGACCACGAAGAAAAGAGCAAGAAAGATTAG